CCGGAGACGGCAGGCAAGGAGAGGGCAATGCCTACTCCATTGCTGTAGAAATCTGCGAAAGCGGCGATAGGGCAAAAACACTTGACAACGCAGCCAGGGTAATTGCGGCCCTCCTCCGGGAGCACGGTTTGACTGTTGCTGAAGTTGTGCAGCATTTTAACTGGAACAGGAAAAATTGCCCACGGATATTGCGGACGGGTAATCTATGGAACGAGTTTTTGGCATCGGTCGAAACGCACTTCCAGGGCGAAGAGCCCAGCGAGTTGGAAACAGCCGTTGCGCTGCTTGTTAAAGAAGGTGTTGTGCGTTCCCCGGATTACTGGTTGGAGAACGCGAAACCAGGAAAGCATGTGCAAGGGGAATTTGCCGCGGCGTTAATTATAAATATGGCAAATAAGCTAAGAGATGTATGAGCGGAGTGAAATAGTGGTATTAGTCCATATCAAGGCTGTACATTATTTCAAAGAACGCCATAATAAAGAAATATGACTGGCGGAAAATGTGTCTGGAACCCCCTCCCCTTATCACCCCCCAGCAAGTATTCGCCTGACATTTTGCTCTATCAGGTCACGCACATGCCGGAATTCCTCCGGCGACAAGTCTCTGGGATCAGGGATGCTCCAGTCCTCGCGCCGCCTGGCGCGAACCATGGGACAAGCATCGCCGCAGCCCATTGTCACCACAAAGTCAAATACCACGTCTGGGATTTCAGTTAGTGATTTGGAACGTGACACGGGAACGTGACACGGGGACGGGGTTCTTGACACATTGTATCTCCGACCAGGTGACAAGGAAAATCATTCAGATCCTTTGCAAGATCAAGAGCGGGCCTGAATTACGAAAGATGGAGAAAAAGCAAAGGAATATTTATCTTAAAAAGCTCAAGGATGAACACAACCTTTCAATCGGCGGTTCGCTAGACTAACAGGGATTAACCGAAGTATTGTTTGCCGGGCATAAATATAAATGGCGGAAAATGTGTCAAGAACCCCGTCCCCTTGTCACTCTCTTAAGGCCATCTGATGCATGCTATCATCAATTGAAAGGGGAAGTATCAATGAATCGAGCTGGGAAACCATTTATGAGGATATTCGTTTTCCTTATGATACTGCTTATTGCGGGCTGCCGAAGTGTGCCGGAACCACCCGAAACAGCTTCAAGTGGCATATTGACGGCACCTGAGCGTCAGTGGTCTGAAATCCGTTTCCGCTGCAGCAATGGAACGTTTTATCTTTTAAGCCCTGGGGATGCCGAGCGGACTCACTATCTTTTGGCAACCATGAAAGCCGAGGCGACGCTAACGACTCTCTCTCATGAAAGTGAGCAGCCAGAACCTTGGCAGAGTTTTATGGTTTTGATTCAACATAATGATTACCCGCACGCAGAAACTATACAC
This DNA window, taken from Syntrophomonadaceae bacterium, encodes the following:
- a CDS encoding N-acetylmuramoyl-L-alanine amidase translates to MFNKNGVPYIINHIRISNRRPGISRKPKTLTVHSTGNPRSTARSERAWLLNPKNTRIASWHVVVDEKEAVEAIPPNEVAWHAGDGRQGEGNAYSIAVEICESGDRAKTLDNAARVIAALLREHGLTVAEVVQHFNWNRKNCPRILRTGNLWNEFLASVETHFQGEEPSELETAVALLVKEGVVRSPDYWLENAKPGKHVQGEFAAALIINMANKLRDV